A window from Telopea speciosissima isolate NSW1024214 ecotype Mountain lineage chromosome 8, Tspe_v1, whole genome shotgun sequence encodes these proteins:
- the LOC122671650 gene encoding probable clathrin assembly protein At4g32285 isoform X2: MAPSTIRKAIGAVKDQTSIGLAKVASNTAPELEVAIVKATSHDDDPADEKYIREILNLTSYSTGYVNACVFMVSKRLGKTRDWIVALKALVLVHRLLADGDPVFQQEILYATRRGTRLLNMSDFRDEAHSHSWDYSAFVRTYSMYLDQRLECIMYERKQRGSGGEDDRFGQREDRLRSPPSRYDYDYGEFRDEPSYGGGVGGGGYGMRRSRSYGDVNESKREEKRPPTPLRDMKPERILGKMSQLQRLLDRFLASRPTGLAKNNRMVLIALYPIVKESFQLYTEICETLAVLLDKFFDMEYPDCVKSFEAYASAAKQIDELVDFYGWCKDAGVGRSSEFPEVQKITDKLLDTLEEFMRDRARRPKSPVRVLEETPPLALEEAAPNMNEIKALPPPENYTPPPPEPEPEPAPKPQAPPPAPVTQDLVDLRDDGVSAEDQSNRLALALFSGPVNGNANGSWEAFPSNGAAGEPEVTSAWQTPAAEPGKADWELALVETASNLTKQKATLAGGFDPLLLNGMYDQGIVRQHMSTAQVTGGSASSVTLPGPGKSATPVLALPAPDGTVQTVGQDPFAASLNFPPPSFVQMSDMVTKQQLLMQEQQLWQQYARTGMLGQASLAKISGTGYVAGPAPMMPYGMPPAVNGMGSGGYYYTPY; the protein is encoded by the exons ATGGCGCCGAGCACAATCAGGAAGGCGATTGGAGCTGTTAAGGATCAGACTAGTATCGGACTAGCAAAGGTTGCTAGTAATACGGCACCGGAATTGGAGGTTGCCATTGTGAAGGCCACGAGCCATGATGACGATCCGGCTGATGAGAAGTATATCAGGGAGATCTTGAATCTTACTTCCTATTCGACAGGTTATGTGAACGCATGTGTTTTTATGGTGTCGAAGCGGCTCGGCAAGACTCGGGATTGGATCGTGGCACTCAAGGCACTGGTGCTTGTTCATCGGCTGTTAGCTGACGGAGATCCTGTGTTTCAGCAGGAGATCCTTTACGCCACCCGGCGAGGGACGCGCCTTCTTAATATGTCTGATTTTCGAGATGAGGCTCATTCTCATTCATGGGATTATTCGGCTTTTGTTCGGACTTACTCGATGTATCTCGATCAGCGTCTCGAGTGTATAATGTATGAGCGGAAAC AGCGAGGAAGCGGTGGCGAAGATGATCGATTTGGGCAGCGAGAGGATCGACTTAGGTCTCCACCCTCACGGTATGATTATGATTATGGAGAGTTTAGAGATGAACCGAGCTATGGTGgaggtgttggtggtggtggctatGGGATGCGTCGGTCGAGATCTTACGGTGATGTGAACGAATCGAAACGGGAGGAAAAGAGGCCACCTACTCCACTCAGGGACATGAAACCCGAGAGGATTTTGGGTAAGATGAGTCAGCTTCAACGACTTCTTGATCGGTTCTTGGCTTCTCGTCCCACGGGCTTGGCTAAGAACAATAGAATGGTGCTTATTGCTCTGTACCCCATAGTTAAGGAGAGTTTCCAGCTCTATACGGAGATCTGTGAGACGTTGGCTGTGTTGCTTGATAAGTTCTTTGACATGGAATACCCTGATTGTGTGAAATCATTTGAGGCCTATGCTAGTGCCGCGAAGCAGATTGATGAGCTTGTAGATTTCTATGGGTGGTGCAAGGACGCAGGGGTTGGAAGGTCCTCGGAGTTCCCAGAGGTGCAGAAGATTACAGACAAGCTCCTGGACACACTGGAGGAGTTTATGAGGGACAGAGCAAGGAGGCCCAAGAGCCCGGTGAGGGTCCTGGAGGAGACACCGCCACTTGCTCTGGAGGAGGCCGCACCTAATATGAATGAAATAAAAGCACTCCCTCCACCTGAGAATTACACTCCGCCACCACCTGAGCCTGAGCCTGAGCCTGCGCCGAAACCACAAGCACCACCACCGGCACCGGTCACACAAGATTTGGTGGACCTAAGGGATGACGGTGTGTCTGCCGAAGATCAGAGCAACAGGTTGGCTTTGGCTCTGTTTTCTGGACCGGTTAATGGCAATGCAAATGGGTCTTGGGAAGCCTTCCCATCAAACGGAGCTGCAGGGGAGCCTGAAGTGACCTCTGCCTGGCAGACCCCGGCAGCTGAACCTGGAAAGGCGGATTGGGAATTGGCTTTGGTAGAAACGGCAAGCAACCTAACTAAACAGAAAGCCACATTGGCAGGTGGGTTTGATCCTTTGCTACTAAACGGCATGTATGATCAAGGGATCGTGAGGCAGCACATGAGCACCGCCCAAGTGACCGGAGGGAGTGCGAGCAGTGTGACACTGCCTGGGCCTGGGAAGAGTGCAACACCGGTGCTGGCCCTTCCCGCCCCAGACGGGACAGTCCAAACAGTGGGTCAAGACCCATTCGCAGCATCGCTAAACTTTCCACCCCCATCATTTGTGCAGATGTCAGACATGGTGACCAAACAGCAGTTGCTTATGCAGGAGCAGCAGCTTTGGCAGCAATATGCAAGGACTGGGATGCTAGGCCAAGCCAGCTTGGCCAAGATCAGTGGTACTGGCTATGTCGCCGGTCCAGCACCCATGATGCCATATGGAATGCCACCGGCGGTCAATGGCATGGGATCCGGCGGGTACTACTATACACCCtattga
- the LOC122671650 gene encoding probable clathrin assembly protein At4g32285 isoform X1: MAPSTIRKAIGAVKDQTSIGLAKVASNTAPELEVAIVKATSHDDDPADEKYIREILNLTSYSTGYVNACVFMVSKRLGKTRDWIVALKALVLVHRLLADGDPVFQQEILYATRRGTRLLNMSDFRDEAHSHSWDYSAFVRTYSMYLDQRLECIMYERKQPGNGGENDRFGKRGSGGEDDRFGQREDRLRSPPSRYDYDYGEFRDEPSYGGGVGGGGYGMRRSRSYGDVNESKREEKRPPTPLRDMKPERILGKMSQLQRLLDRFLASRPTGLAKNNRMVLIALYPIVKESFQLYTEICETLAVLLDKFFDMEYPDCVKSFEAYASAAKQIDELVDFYGWCKDAGVGRSSEFPEVQKITDKLLDTLEEFMRDRARRPKSPVRVLEETPPLALEEAAPNMNEIKALPPPENYTPPPPEPEPEPAPKPQAPPPAPVTQDLVDLRDDGVSAEDQSNRLALALFSGPVNGNANGSWEAFPSNGAAGEPEVTSAWQTPAAEPGKADWELALVETASNLTKQKATLAGGFDPLLLNGMYDQGIVRQHMSTAQVTGGSASSVTLPGPGKSATPVLALPAPDGTVQTVGQDPFAASLNFPPPSFVQMSDMVTKQQLLMQEQQLWQQYARTGMLGQASLAKISGTGYVAGPAPMMPYGMPPAVNGMGSGGYYYTPY, encoded by the coding sequence ATGGCGCCGAGCACAATCAGGAAGGCGATTGGAGCTGTTAAGGATCAGACTAGTATCGGACTAGCAAAGGTTGCTAGTAATACGGCACCGGAATTGGAGGTTGCCATTGTGAAGGCCACGAGCCATGATGACGATCCGGCTGATGAGAAGTATATCAGGGAGATCTTGAATCTTACTTCCTATTCGACAGGTTATGTGAACGCATGTGTTTTTATGGTGTCGAAGCGGCTCGGCAAGACTCGGGATTGGATCGTGGCACTCAAGGCACTGGTGCTTGTTCATCGGCTGTTAGCTGACGGAGATCCTGTGTTTCAGCAGGAGATCCTTTACGCCACCCGGCGAGGGACGCGCCTTCTTAATATGTCTGATTTTCGAGATGAGGCTCATTCTCATTCATGGGATTATTCGGCTTTTGTTCGGACTTACTCGATGTATCTCGATCAGCGTCTCGAGTGTATAATGTATGAGCGGAAACAGCCAGGAAACGGTGGCGAAAATGATCGATTTGGGAAGCGAGGAAGCGGTGGCGAAGATGATCGATTTGGGCAGCGAGAGGATCGACTTAGGTCTCCACCCTCACGGTATGATTATGATTATGGAGAGTTTAGAGATGAACCGAGCTATGGTGgaggtgttggtggtggtggctatGGGATGCGTCGGTCGAGATCTTACGGTGATGTGAACGAATCGAAACGGGAGGAAAAGAGGCCACCTACTCCACTCAGGGACATGAAACCCGAGAGGATTTTGGGTAAGATGAGTCAGCTTCAACGACTTCTTGATCGGTTCTTGGCTTCTCGTCCCACGGGCTTGGCTAAGAACAATAGAATGGTGCTTATTGCTCTGTACCCCATAGTTAAGGAGAGTTTCCAGCTCTATACGGAGATCTGTGAGACGTTGGCTGTGTTGCTTGATAAGTTCTTTGACATGGAATACCCTGATTGTGTGAAATCATTTGAGGCCTATGCTAGTGCCGCGAAGCAGATTGATGAGCTTGTAGATTTCTATGGGTGGTGCAAGGACGCAGGGGTTGGAAGGTCCTCGGAGTTCCCAGAGGTGCAGAAGATTACAGACAAGCTCCTGGACACACTGGAGGAGTTTATGAGGGACAGAGCAAGGAGGCCCAAGAGCCCGGTGAGGGTCCTGGAGGAGACACCGCCACTTGCTCTGGAGGAGGCCGCACCTAATATGAATGAAATAAAAGCACTCCCTCCACCTGAGAATTACACTCCGCCACCACCTGAGCCTGAGCCTGAGCCTGCGCCGAAACCACAAGCACCACCACCGGCACCGGTCACACAAGATTTGGTGGACCTAAGGGATGACGGTGTGTCTGCCGAAGATCAGAGCAACAGGTTGGCTTTGGCTCTGTTTTCTGGACCGGTTAATGGCAATGCAAATGGGTCTTGGGAAGCCTTCCCATCAAACGGAGCTGCAGGGGAGCCTGAAGTGACCTCTGCCTGGCAGACCCCGGCAGCTGAACCTGGAAAGGCGGATTGGGAATTGGCTTTGGTAGAAACGGCAAGCAACCTAACTAAACAGAAAGCCACATTGGCAGGTGGGTTTGATCCTTTGCTACTAAACGGCATGTATGATCAAGGGATCGTGAGGCAGCACATGAGCACCGCCCAAGTGACCGGAGGGAGTGCGAGCAGTGTGACACTGCCTGGGCCTGGGAAGAGTGCAACACCGGTGCTGGCCCTTCCCGCCCCAGACGGGACAGTCCAAACAGTGGGTCAAGACCCATTCGCAGCATCGCTAAACTTTCCACCCCCATCATTTGTGCAGATGTCAGACATGGTGACCAAACAGCAGTTGCTTATGCAGGAGCAGCAGCTTTGGCAGCAATATGCAAGGACTGGGATGCTAGGCCAAGCCAGCTTGGCCAAGATCAGTGGTACTGGCTATGTCGCCGGTCCAGCACCCATGATGCCATATGGAATGCCACCGGCGGTCAATGGCATGGGATCCGGCGGGTACTACTATACACCCtattga